A stretch of Oxyura jamaicensis isolate SHBP4307 breed ruddy duck chromosome 27, BPBGC_Ojam_1.0, whole genome shotgun sequence DNA encodes these proteins:
- the CNTD1 gene encoding cyclin N-terminal domain-containing protein 1 isoform X3 produces MIKQIEQICKSPSENMESTKEGSRRSSLKEQIYDTFVLRLVSCIQLASKLSLHYNIVNSDTALKFLQSLKYSYTKQELLESELAVLETLQFQINVSTPLAYVELLLEVLGHNGGLLPAKPLHQMCVQLLDFLYLKREAIYDTLLKTAIENSTPSELQIWNHQHKRFRTKSRALGAGCGAFKLHYGHYFPKHLRVFPCGTETRYWQHHSKAAPEEVKLQKTEFCLSSRTHPDPSVGAAGCHAANGPSSVTLRRTPQTVGLFF; encoded by the exons ATGATCAAGCAAATAGAGCAAATCTGTAAGTCCCCCAGTGAGAACATGGAAAGTACCAAAGAAGGCAGCCGTCGGAGCTCTCTGAAAGAACAGATATATGACACGTTTGTCCTGCGACTGGTGTCGTGCATTCAGCTTGCAAGCAAACTTTCCTTGCACTATAAT ataGTTAACAGCGACACAGCTTTAAAATTCCTGCAGTCCTTAAAATACTCGTACACTAAACAGGAGCTGCTCGAGTCGGAGCTTGCTGTTTTAGAGACTCTGCAGTTCCAGATCAACGTGTCAACTCCTCTGGCTTATGTCGAATTGCTTCTAGAGGTTTTAG GACATAACGGCGGCTTACTTCCTGCAAAGCCTTTGCATCAGATGTGTGTGCAGCTACTAGACTTCTTGTACCTTAAAAGGGAGGCCATCTACGACACGTTACTGAAGACGGCCATCGAAAATTCGACACCAAGTGAACTGCAGAT TTGGAATCATCAGCACAAGCGTTTTCGTACTAAATCCCGAGCACTGGGAGCAG gttgtGGAGCATTTAAACTGCATTACGGGCATTACTTCCCAAAGCATCTTAGAGTTTTCCCATGCGGTACTGAAACACGTTATTGGCAGCACCACTCCAAAGCAGCACCGGAGGAAGTAAAGCTCCAGAAAACGGAGTTCTGCCTCTCGAGCAGAACTCACCCGGATCCCTCGGTCGGTGCAGCGGGCTGTCACGCTGCTAACGGTCCTTCGTCCGTGACACTGCGCAGGACACCCCAAACAGTAGGGTTGTTCTTTTGA
- the CNTD1 gene encoding cyclin N-terminal domain-containing protein 1 isoform X1 encodes MARMGSRAQAVPRFYSSEPLFGEVAPEVMEAMLIRLATENERYLSELPGQAGCCKESRTVEFIFLLAEKWRLDHSARYQAVELLERFMIKQIEQICKSPSENMESTKEGSRRSSLKEQIYDTFVLRLVSCIQLASKLSLHYNIVNSDTALKFLQSLKYSYTKQELLESELAVLETLQFQINVSTPLAYVELLLEVLGHNGGLLPAKPLHQMCVQLLDFLYLKREAIYDTLLKTAIENSTPSELQIWNHQHKRFRTKSRALGAGCGAFKLHYGHYFPKHLRVFPCGTETRYWQHHSKAAPEEVKLQKTEFCLSSRTHPDPSVGAAGCHAANGPSSVTLRRTPQTVGLFF; translated from the exons ATGGCCAGGATGGGGTCCCGGGCGCAGGCGGTGCCCAGGTTTTACAGCTCGGAGCCCCTGTTCGGCGAGGTGGCCCCCGAGGTGATGGAGGCCATGCTGATCCGCTTGGCCACGGAAAACGAGCGGTACCTCAGCGAGCTGCCCGGCCAGGCCGGCTGCTGCAAGGAGAGCCGGACCGTGG aatttataTTCCTTTTGGCTGAGAAATGGCGCTTGGACCATTCAGCGAGGTATCAGGCAGTAGAGTTACTTGAAAG GTTTATGATCAAGCAAATAGAGCAAATCTGTAAGTCCCCCAGTGAGAACATGGAAAGTACCAAAGAAGGCAGCCGTCGGAGCTCTCTGAAAGAACAGATATATGACACGTTTGTCCTGCGACTGGTGTCGTGCATTCAGCTTGCAAGCAAACTTTCCTTGCACTATAAT ataGTTAACAGCGACACAGCTTTAAAATTCCTGCAGTCCTTAAAATACTCGTACACTAAACAGGAGCTGCTCGAGTCGGAGCTTGCTGTTTTAGAGACTCTGCAGTTCCAGATCAACGTGTCAACTCCTCTGGCTTATGTCGAATTGCTTCTAGAGGTTTTAG GACATAACGGCGGCTTACTTCCTGCAAAGCCTTTGCATCAGATGTGTGTGCAGCTACTAGACTTCTTGTACCTTAAAAGGGAGGCCATCTACGACACGTTACTGAAGACGGCCATCGAAAATTCGACACCAAGTGAACTGCAGAT TTGGAATCATCAGCACAAGCGTTTTCGTACTAAATCCCGAGCACTGGGAGCAG gttgtGGAGCATTTAAACTGCATTACGGGCATTACTTCCCAAAGCATCTTAGAGTTTTCCCATGCGGTACTGAAACACGTTATTGGCAGCACCACTCCAAAGCAGCACCGGAGGAAGTAAAGCTCCAGAAAACGGAGTTCTGCCTCTCGAGCAGAACTCACCCGGATCCCTCGGTCGGTGCAGCGGGCTGTCACGCTGCTAACGGTCCTTCGTCCGTGACACTGCGCAGGACACCCCAAACAGTAGGGTTGTTCTTTTGA
- the BECN1 gene encoding beclin-1: protein MEGGRAGGCTTQVSFVCQRCSQPLKLDTSFKILDRLTIQELTAPLLTAAPARPGDAQEEESSALSEEGFAESRQDGVSRRFIPPARMMSTESANSFTLIGEASDGGTMENLSRRLKVTGDLFDIMSGQTDVDHPLCEECTDTLLDQLDTQLNITENECQNYKRCLEILEQMNEDDKEKLQTELKELALEEEQLIQELEDVEKNRKIVAEDFERVRAEAERLEQEEAQYQKEYCEFKRQQLELDDELKSVDNQMRYAQIQLDKLKKTNVFNATFHIWHSGQFGTINNFRLGRLPSVPVEWNEINAAWGQTVLLLHALANKMGLKFQRYRLVPYGNHSYLESLTDKSKELPLYCSGGLRFFWDNKFDHAMVAFLDCVQQFKEEVEKGETRFCLPYRMDVEKGKIEDTGGSGGSYSIKTQFNSEEQWTKALKFMLTNLKWGLAWVSSQFYNK, encoded by the exons ATGGAGGGCGGGCGGGCCGGCGGCTGCACCACGCAGGTGAGCTTCGTGTGCCAGCGTTGCAGCCAGCCGCTGAAGCTCGACACGTCCTTCAAGATCCTCGACCGCCTCACCATCCAGGAGCTCACCG CCCCGCTGCTCACCGCCGCTCCCGCCCGGCCCGGGGATgcgcaggaggaggagagcagcgcCCTGAGCGAG GAAGGCTTCGCAGAGAGCCGGCAGGACGGCGTGTCCAGGAGGTTCATCCCACCTGCCAG AATGATGTCGACGGAAAGCGCCAACAGCTTCACCCTCATCGGAGAGGCGTCGGACGGGGGCACGATGGAAAACCTCAGCAGGAGGCTGAAG GTCACCGGCGACCTCTTCGACATCATGTCGGGGCAGACGGACGTGGATCACCCCCTGTGCGAGGAGTGCACGGACACGCTGCTGGACCAGCTGGACACGCAGCTCAACATCACCGAGAACGAGTGCCAGAACTACAA GAGGTGCCTGGAGATCCTGGAACAAATGAACGAGGACGATAAGGAGAAGCTGCAAAcggagctgaaggagctggcgctggaggaggagcagctgattCAGGAGCTGGAGGACGTGGAGAAGAACCGCAAGATCGTGGCCGAGGACTTCGAGAGGGTCAGGGCGGAGGCGGAGCGGCTGGAGCAGGAAGAAGCTCA GTATCAGAAGGAATACTGCGAGTtcaagaggcagcagctggagctggacgACGAGCTGAAAAGCGTGGACAACCAGATGCGTTACGCCCAGATACAGCTGGACAAGCTGAAGAAAACCAACGTGTTCAACGCGACCTTCCACATCTG GCACAGCGGTCAGTTTGGCACGATAAATAACTTCAGACTTGGCCGCCTCCCCAGCGTGCCCGTCGAGTGGAATGAGATCAACGCGGCCTGGGGGCAGACCGTGCTGTTGCTGCACGCCCTCGCGAACAAAATGGGGCTGAAGTTTCAAAG ATACCGCCTCGTACCGTACGGCAACCACTCCTACTTGGAGTCCCTCACGGACAAATCGAAG GAGCTCCCCTTGTACTGTTCTGGAGGCCTGAGGTTCTTCTGGGACAATAAATTTGATCACGCCATGGTGGCTTTCTTGGACTGCGTGCAGCAGTTTAAGGAGGAAGTGGAAAAGGGCGAAACTCGGTTTTGTTTGCCGTACAG GATGGAcgtggagaaagggaaaattgaAGATACAGGCGGCAGTGGCGGCTCCTACTCTATTAAAACGCAGTTTAACTCTGAGGAGCAATGGACAAAAGCACTGAAGTTCATGTTAACTAACCTGAAGTGGGGCCTTGCCTGGGTCTCGTCCCAGTTCTACAACAAGTAA
- the CNTD1 gene encoding cyclin N-terminal domain-containing protein 1 isoform X2, with product MARMGSRAQAVPRFYSSEPLFGEVAPEVMEAMLIRLATENERYLSELPGQAGCCKESRTVEFIFLLAEKWRLDHSARYQAVELLERFMIKQIEQICKSPSENMESTKEGSRRSSLKEQIYDTFVLRLVSCIQLASKLSLHYNIVNSDTALKFLQSLKYSYTKQELLESELAVLETLQFQINVSTPLAYVELLLEVLGHNGGLLPAKPLHQMCVQLLDFLYLKREAIYDTLLKTAIENSTPSELQIAKFLAVKEDFMLLAVGIISTSVFVLNPEHWEQVVEHLNCITGITSQSILEFSHAVLKHVIGSTTPKQHRRK from the exons ATGGCCAGGATGGGGTCCCGGGCGCAGGCGGTGCCCAGGTTTTACAGCTCGGAGCCCCTGTTCGGCGAGGTGGCCCCCGAGGTGATGGAGGCCATGCTGATCCGCTTGGCCACGGAAAACGAGCGGTACCTCAGCGAGCTGCCCGGCCAGGCCGGCTGCTGCAAGGAGAGCCGGACCGTGG aatttataTTCCTTTTGGCTGAGAAATGGCGCTTGGACCATTCAGCGAGGTATCAGGCAGTAGAGTTACTTGAAAG GTTTATGATCAAGCAAATAGAGCAAATCTGTAAGTCCCCCAGTGAGAACATGGAAAGTACCAAAGAAGGCAGCCGTCGGAGCTCTCTGAAAGAACAGATATATGACACGTTTGTCCTGCGACTGGTGTCGTGCATTCAGCTTGCAAGCAAACTTTCCTTGCACTATAAT ataGTTAACAGCGACACAGCTTTAAAATTCCTGCAGTCCTTAAAATACTCGTACACTAAACAGGAGCTGCTCGAGTCGGAGCTTGCTGTTTTAGAGACTCTGCAGTTCCAGATCAACGTGTCAACTCCTCTGGCTTATGTCGAATTGCTTCTAGAGGTTTTAG GACATAACGGCGGCTTACTTCCTGCAAAGCCTTTGCATCAGATGTGTGTGCAGCTACTAGACTTCTTGTACCTTAAAAGGGAGGCCATCTACGACACGTTACTGAAGACGGCCATCGAAAATTCGACACCAAGTGAACTGCAGAT agCCAAGTTTTTGGCAGTAAAGGAAGATTTCATGCTCTTGGCAGTTGGAATCATCAGCACAAGCGTTTTCGTACTAAATCCCGAGCACTGGGAGCAG gttgtGGAGCATTTAAACTGCATTACGGGCATTACTTCCCAAAGCATCTTAGAGTTTTCCCATGCGGTACTGAAACACGTTATTGGCAGCACCACTCCAAAGCAGCACCGGAGGAAGTAA
- the LOC118178941 gene encoding cytochrome c oxidase assembly factor 3 homolog, mitochondrial has product MAAPREAGGEAAVAQRIDPAREPGLSPEQRRFMAQVELAQRQRALQKRLRGRNVLLALGIGAVTAGIYGYTFYSVSQERFLDELELEAEAARARAVQRERSAAT; this is encoded by the exons atggcggcgcccagggaggcgggcggggaggcggcAGTGGCGCAACGCATCGACCCGGCGCGGGAGCCGGGGCTGAGCCCGGAGCAGCGCCGCTTCATGGCGCAGGTGGAGCTCGCCCAGCGCCAGCGCGCCCTGCAGAAGCGGCTCCGAGGCCGCAAcgtgctgctggccctgggcaTCGGCGCCGTGACGGCGGGGATCT ACGGCTACACCTTCTACTCGGTGTCTCAGGAGCGCTTCCTGGacgagctggagctggaggcgGAGGCGGCGCGGGCCCGGGCCGTGCAGCGGGAGCGGAGCGCGGCCACCTGa
- the PSME3 gene encoding proteasome activator complex subunit 3 translates to MASLLKVDPEVKLKVDSFRERITSEAEDLVANFFPKKLLELDGFLKEPILNIHDLTQIHSDMNLPVPDPILLTNSHDGLDGPNMKKRKLEDREETFQGTKVFVMPNGMLKSNQQLVDIIEKVKPEIRLLIEKCNTVKMWVQLLIPRIEDGNNFGVSIQEETVAELRTVESEAASYLDQISRYYITRAKLVSKIAKYPHVEDYRRTVTEIDEKEYISLRLIISELRNQYVTLHDMILKNIEKIKRPRSSNAETLY, encoded by the exons ATGGCCTCGTTGCTCAAGGTGGACCCGGAGGTGAAGCTCAAG GTCGATTCCTTCAGGGAGCGGATCACGAGCGAG gCTGAAGATCTGGTGGCAAACTTTTTCCCAAAGAAGCTGTTAGAACTCGATGGGTTCCTCAAA GAGCCCATCCTGAATATTCATGATCTCACCCAGATCCATTCGGACATGAACCTCCCAGTGCCTGACCCGATTCTTCTCACGAACAGCCACGACGGACTGGACGGG CCAAATATGAAAAAGAGGAAGCTGGAAGACCGCGAAGAGACCTTTCAGG GTACCAAAGTGTTTGTGATGCCCAACGGGATGCTGAAGAGCAACCAGCAGCTGGTGGACATCATTGAGAAAGTGAAACCGGAGATCAGGCTGCTCATCGAGAAGTGTAACACG GTCAAAATGTGGGTGCAGCTTCTCATCCCCAGGATAGAAGATGGAAACAACTTCGGTGTTTCTATTCAG GAGGAAACAGTTGCTGAGCTTCGAACCGTGGAGAGTGAGGCAGCATCCTACCTGGACCAGATTTCTAG ATATTATATCACAAGAGCAAAGTTGGTTTCCAAAATAGCTAAGTACCCTCACGTG GAGGACTACCGCCGCACCGTGACGGAGATCGACGAGAAGGAGTACATTAGTCTGCGCCTGATCATTTCAGAGCTGAGGAATCAATAT GTCACTTTGCATGACATGATCCTTAAAAACATTGAGAAGATCAAGAGGCCTCGGAGCAGCAATGCTGAGACCCTCTATTAA